In one Sander lucioperca isolate FBNREF2018 chromosome 7, SLUC_FBN_1.2, whole genome shotgun sequence genomic region, the following are encoded:
- the fezf1 gene encoding fez family zinc finger protein 1: MDGLLRRPAGILGSPPASGSQPAGSDMLTSGGGGSSKPLAFSIDRIMARTPEPRSIPLPSWFQSAPAGKPDACPSSLHCMIPLVPLGYEPGHRLSIAGLDSGHFDASSLAAPADFLGLGLNYKSQQEDSSAGSHSGGQYKLFRPRVVNQSFPAMGTVCYLNCGGDSGACPPPAGLVNLHPMASYLLSARHKAFMAEKSKPGLQPAGERYLGSGVQAFKELSPSQIQHYMKERDHILTEKIFKGSAAAAARLGGSCPGNKPKVFTCEVCGKVFNAHYNLTRHMPVHTGARPFVCKVCGKGFRQASTLCRHKIIHTQEKPHKCNQCGKAFNRSSTLNTHTRIHAGYKPFVCEFCGKGFHQKGNYKNHKLTHSGEKQFKCSICNKAFHQVYNLTFHMHTHNDKKPFTCPTCGKGFCRNFDLKKHIRKLHDLAGPQSPPQA; encoded by the exons ATGGACGGTCTTCTCCGCCGCCCAGCGGGGATCCTCGGCTCCCCCCCGGCTTCTGGGAGCCAGCCCGCGGGCTCCGACATGCTCACCTCCGGCGGCGGCGGCAGCAGCAAGCCTCTCGCTTTCTCCATCGACCGGATTATGGCCAGGACACCGGAGCCCAGGTCGATACCGCTCCCCAGCTGGTTCCAGTCCGCTCCCGCGGGGAAACCCGACGCCTGTCCGTCCTCGCTGCATTGTATGATCCCGCTGGTGCCGCTCGGGTACGAGCCGGGCCACCGGCTCAGCATCGCCGGGCTGGATTCGGGACACTTCGACGCGTCTTCTCTCGCCGCTCCCGCAGACTTTCTGGGCTTAGGGTTGAACTATAAGAGCCAGCAGGAGGACTCCTCCGCTGGGAGCCACAGCGGCGGCCAGTATAAACTCTTCCGACCCCGGGTGGTGAACCAGTCCTTCCCCGCCATGGGCACCGTGTGCTACCTTAACTGCGGCGGGGACAGCGGCGCGTGTCCCCCGCCGGCCGGCCTGGTGAACCTGCACCCGATGGCCTCGTACCTGCTCTCCGCTCGGCACAAAGCCTTCATGGCGGAGAAAAGCAAGCCGGGCCTGCAGCCGGCCGGGGAGCGGTACCTGGGCTCCGGCGTGCAGGCCTTTAAGGAGCTGTCTCCGAGCCAGATCCAGCACTACATGAAGGAGCGAGACCACATCCTCACCGAGAAGATCTTCAAGGGCTCCGCGGCGGCGGCGGCCCGGCTCGGCGGCTCGTGTCCCGGCAACAAGCCCAAAGTCTTCACCTGCGAGGTCTGCGGCAAG GTGTTTAACGCACACTACAACCTGACCCGCCACATGCCCGTGCACACCGGCGCGCGGCCGTTTGTGTGTAAAGTTTGCGGGAAAGGATTCCGACAGGCGAGCACGCTGTGCCGGCACAAAATCATCCACACTCAG GAAAAACCACACAAGTGTAACCAGTGTGGGAAAGCCTTCAACCGCAGCTCCACCCtcaacacgcacacacgcatccACGCCGGGTACAAACCCTTCGTCTGCGAGTTTTGCGGGAAAGGATTTCATCAGAAGG GAAACTACAAGAACCACAAGCTGACGCACAGCGGCGAGAAGCAGTTCAAGTGTTCGATCTGCAACAAGGCCTTCCACCAGGTGTATAACCTCACCTtccacatgcacacgcacaacGACAAGAAGCCCTTCACCTGCCCCACCTGCGGCAAGGGCTTCTGCAGGAACTTTGACCTGAAGAAACACATCAGGAAGCTGCACGACCTGGCCGGGCCGCAGTCGCCCCCGCAGGCTTGA